In Phycisphaerae bacterium, the genomic stretch GAAGTCGGCACAACCCGGCAGGAAATAAGCCGCTAGCCGCTTCTCCATGCCCAGCGGCGGATTCGGGTCAATGAAAGAGCGGCTGGAACCGGGGCGGCTCGGATCGTGCACATAGAACCACTGGGGCCAGTACGCCGGCGAACCCGAAGACCCGAAAGTGGGAAACACCGTCGTCGTCGGAACATACGTCGTATACCCCGCGTCCAGCGCACCCTTTCGCCGCCAGATGTTCCCGGCACGGGTATACCACTTCTTGTCCGCCAATACGAAAGATCCGCCCGGGCTGAAATACCGGTTGGGATCCCAGAGGAACTTCTCGCCCGCCCCAACAAAAAACGAAAAATCCAGATTGGCCTCATCGTAGTGGAAGTGGCCCGGCCAGACACCACTATCGAACGCGGACCACGCCTCACGGTAGACGTCCGCGTAGGTGTCCGGGGTGCCGGTCTCGCCGGTGAACGCCACGCTGGTCAAAGGCCAGACACCAGTGTTGGCCCCCGCGATGCCCAACTTGGTGAAACCAACAATCCGCCGGGCCAGATGCCACTGCGAAGCCGGAATCGCCGAGGGCGACCCCTCAACCATCCGCGTCGTGCCCGGCAGCCAGCTCCCATTGGTCGGGTTGAGCCGGGCAAGGTTCGCATGACCGTAGACCACTTGCCGGTACTGCTCGAAGGTCGGACCCGAAGGACCGGGATCGAAGACAAACGGGTCGAAGTCCTGCTTGTTGAGCAGCATCAGGACATCCGCTTGATGCGGCGCCGGCGAGACCCCATTGGTCCGGTCATCGGCGGTCAAATGGGCACTCACCGTCACCCCCGCGATCGCCAGGACGCCATCCGTCGGTACCACGGCCTGCAAATCCTGCTGGATACTGTCCGTGATCTGACGAAGCTGGCGATACAACGCCGTCGTCGCCTGGGCCGTCCCGCTGGCCTTCCCGGCCGTCGAGAAGATCATCCCAATCATCGCCATCAAAGCCAGCAGAATCGCCACCGACACGATCAACTCAACCAGGGTAAACGCCCGACGCGTCGATCCCCTCTGACTGACCGCCACCCGCCGACCGCTGATCGCTCGGTACTCCGTCACGGCGCCACCACCTTTCGCAGGGCGACGCCCACCACCGGCGAGCGGCTCTGGAAGCTCACCCCCGTCGTGCTCCGCTCCACCGCCGGCGGAATGACCCACGCCAGCACGTCCTGCGCCGACCCCTTGCCTCGGGCCACCGTCAGGCGCGACCAATCGTTCACCGTCGCGGTGTAGGTGTACTCGTCCCAGGCCTTCGGCGAACTCAGTACCTTGACCTCCGACGCCAGTACCCTCTGAAAAGTCCCCGCCCGGAGCTGCCCCTTCCCTTGGGCAATGATGAAATACGATCCCGCAGGCAGCAGCCGGGCAACCTCCGTGGTACAGTACACCTCGCCGCTCTCCAGATTCACCGCCATCAACTTCACCAGCCACGGAACCGGAAAAACCGAGTCCTCCTCCGCCGCCGGATCGGCCTGCGGCTGCCAGCAGGCATCCAGGTGATCCGCGCTGTTCGATGCGAAGTCAAAATCCACGTTGTACCCGCCGCCCCCCGCGATGCTCTTCTGCCGGGCAAACCTCGCATTGGCATCCCCACGATACAGCGTCACCACCGTCACCAGCATCTCCGCGTGCTTGGGATCGGCCAACATCCGGTGGCTGAACGCCAGCCAGGAATACCGCCGCGAGGCCAGGTCCCGAAGAACATCGGTCAGCGTGTTGATGCCCACGTCCTTGGGACGCCACACCGAGGCCGAGTAAGCCGAGTAACCCGTCGAACTGGACATCCCATACAACTCCGCCGTCGGAAACGGCGGATACACCTGATCAAGCAGGTGGATGCGAGGCAGTGTCACCACCGGCTGTGGGTGATTGTTGTCCGAGCGAAAGGTCGGCAGAACCATGGTCCTGACCACGGCGTCGATCGTCTTCTCTGGAGCCTTCTGGGCGACATCGCGGTAGTCGGCCGGCAGGTTCTGGGCCGGAACCACGGAAACGGCATCTTCGGGAGCGAGCTCGCTCGGCCAGCCAGTCTGCTCGGTGAAGACCCGGCACTTGGCAATGAACTCCGGCACCGTCTGCTGTACCGGAACCAGGCCCGGCCAGTTCTTCGGCGCCCAGACATACGGCGGCCCCACCTGAACCCCGTAGCTCGCCTTCAGCGAGCCAACCGATCCCACTAGGAGGTCAATGACCTCCTGCTGCTGCAGACTGATCTGGCCATTGGCACTCATGTCCGTCCGAAGGATATCCGGAACCAGAACCCGGGCAGCGGCAGGAACGGCAGCCGTGTCCGCAATCTTGTCCAGCTGTTTGTATCCCGGCACCTTGACCGTCAGCATCGCCATGCCGACATCCGTCACCGCCTGCGAAATGTCCATCTGCACCGTGTCACGGGTCAGGTCCAGACCCACCGGGAAGATCGTCGCCACCATCACGATCCCGATCCCCAGGATCATGATCGCGATCATCAGCTCCAGCAGCGAAAAACCCTTGCGTCTGGTCATGGCTGGGCACCCTCCACCAGGGTCCCCGTCGCCCGATTGACGAACAGGACCCGGGCGCTGTCTCGCAGGAACGCCACCCGCGCCTGGCTGTCCTCGGACGGAATGCTCTCCCATTTCTTGCGGTCGTACAACAACAGACTACGGGCGGATTCCATCGGATGAGTCACATACCGAGCCCAGATGTAGCCGGTACCTGCTTCTATGTAGGGCTGGGTCATGTCGGCGTAGGAGTTGTCACTGGCCTTGAACCGCGTCAGCTCGCCATTGGAGCCGATGACCACAAAAAACGTCTCAATGGAATTGTAGGGCACCGGCGGGCTCGGCGCCCCCAACGCCGCCGGTATATAACTCAGCTTGCTCCCGGCCAGCGAGACCAGACTCAGGGCACTGGACGGAGCAACCCAGAACCCGCGAGGCAGGTTGAAAACCTTCGATTGCGGATCGTGCCGGAAGGCCGCATCCTTGAGCGGAGCGTAGGTGAGAATCCTGGCTCGCTGGTGGTCCAGCCATACCACCCCCTGGAAACCCGAGTTCGTTCGATCCTGCCCGGCCACGTCAACCATCAGCCCATGGTCGTTGACCTTGTAGGCCCGCTCAAACCGGATCGCCACCGGCAAGCCCGTGGCCTGGGCCGTGGCCTGGGCCGCAGTCAGCAAACCGTTGATCGTGCTCACCGCCTGCGATTCCTCGTTCGACGACAGCATCGGCCCGATCGCCGGACCCGTCAGCGAAACCAGCAATACGATGATGCCAACCACAACCATCAGCTCGATGAGCGTGAAACCACCCCTCATCGCTGACCCCTGACCGCCGATCGCTGACCGCTGAAAGCTACTCTTCATCATCACGGACCCTTCAGGATCACATCATCACTGACATCCTCGGACGAAAACGGACCGGCGAACACGCCATCCGGCCCCGCCGACCGCAACTCCCACGAGGCCTGGTACGCGTACTTGTCCGCAATCGGATCCCACCCCACAGGCTCCTTCACCGAGTAACGCAGCGGACGCTTCCAGGCATCGATGATCTCAGTCAGGTCCACCATCTTCTCGGTCCTCTCCGGAACAATGACCCCACCAGCACCATACGACACGTCGGGAAGATGGGCTTTCCCGTTGATCGTGTTCTCGAAGGCAATGTCCTTGTCTTCGTTGGCCTTCGACGCGGCCGGCAACTGGTTGAGGATCAACCTGGATTCCGCACACAGTTCGTTGAGGCAGAACACCAGGCACTCAATGCTGGCCGCGTCTCTGCCAGGATCGGGAGCCACCCAGGCCCAGCTCCCAGGGTTGGTCGGATCCCGCCGCAGGTGCTCCCAGGGACCATTCTTGACCGCCCCCAGCAGAAAGCCATACTTCACCACCGTCTCCCCTGTCGTCTCCCCCGTCCAGATCTCCGAGCTGCTCCACGCCGGAAGCACGACCCTGAGATCAACCGGATCCAAACGAGGATCCAGAATCCTGCCCGTCGGCGTCGGGGGCAACGTGCCGAAAACATCGGACAGCCGCTCCGCCCTCCAGTCGTTGGGCGCAGGCTGCCCGGTGGGACGCAAACGCACATAACCCGACCTCGCCAGCGGCCGAGCGTTCGAGAACGCCGTAATCCCCTGCTCCAGCACCTTCATCGTCGCCAACGTCTGGCTCCGTTTGTTGCGTTCCAGCAAACTCGCAGTCACCGGGGCAATGATCGCGATTAATAAGGCGAGGATGCCAACAACGACCATCATCTCGATCAACGTGAAACCCACACGCAACCACAAATGCTGCGCGCTCACCGCCGATCGCCCCCGCCGCCCGGTCGAATGGCCAACGGCGCACCACTCCCGTCCAACCCGCGATGTATGCAAGGTTTTCATGACGCCATCCATTCTCGCCATCCCCAGGTGTCGAGCCCTCCGCCACGATCGACCCACCCACACCCAGCCCGACTTTAACGTCAGTATAGAGGATGACTTACGATCTGTCGAGATGAAAGACCGCCTTCCGCGTTCAACCTCAGCATTCACCCCTCATCCCCCCCCCCACGAGCCAGGAGAACACGCCAACCCTTGGCTTCGTTTGGCGCTCAGCCTTCTCCCGGCAATCGACACCCCCAACCCGGCACAACCCCCATTGGCTTCGTTTGGCGCCCGACATTCTCCCAAAACCAACACGCCAGCCCCCGACCACGACCCCCATTGGCTTCGTTTGGCGCTCCACCGTCACCTCGACCGGCCACCCCATCCGCCCTCCCCTCGGCGTCAGTCCTTCCGCTCGCACACAATGCTCACCAGATCGATTCCCAATCCCGTGGAACTGGAGTTATTACCAACCAGCTTCATCATCAGGTCGTTGTTCCCTTCGACCAGATCCATGACCCCCAGCGGGATCACCTCGCTCTTGACCCGGCTCTCCGCGTACATGTCCACCGGCTCGCCCACCGGGGCTTCGTTGTCAAACAACTGCACCTTCGCCTGGGCGGGCCCTTTCACCACCTCGACCGAGACCGCGTACCGACCCGTGGCCGGCAAATCAACCGTCAGGCACAGGAACGGCGGGCCGAACCAGTCATGCTCCTTGGCCGCCTGCAGCGAGGTGAACCGCACGTCGTGGCCACCCACCTTCTCGCCCTTCTTGGTCAGCGTCGCCCCGTCAAAGGAGAACCCCTTCACCGGAATGTTCCACCCCGCGGCAAACGTGATCCGCTTGGGATCCACCACCACCCGCCGACCCGCTTCCGGAACCGTGCCGCAACCGGCTGGCGTGTTCTCCGAGTAGAGCAAGGTCAGGCCCGCGTAGTCGCCCTGCTCGCTGTTCTTGTCCCCGCCATGCTCGATGCACTGGCGAAGGCTCTTCCGGTAGGCGTAGGCGTCGGTGAGCATGAAACGATAGGCCCCGGTCCGCCCGAGGTGCTTCATATAGTCCAGGCAACCACTCAACGGGAACGATCGCCGCTGATCCCACCGGCCGGGTACGTCATACCACCCGCCGTTGAAAAAGTCCTCCGAGCCGGTCCCGTGGATGGTCAGCTCACCGTCGAGCCAGGTCTGGTCGTCTCCTTCGAAGAACAGCGTCCCCCCCGGCCGCTCACCCTGGGCCTGGATCAGGCAGGCAACCAGGTGACCCCGGCCCGGTGTGTCGATGAAGGTGAACGGCTCACCCCGGGTCGTCGGGTTCTCACGCCGCCACAGGGCGTAGAATCGGCCCTCGTCGGCCGCCCGCGCGACGGCCGAAACCACCACCTGCCCGGTCACGCCAATGGCCCCGCCGTCCTTCCGCTCGGAGACCAGCTCAAGCTTCGCCGACTTCTCGAACGGCATGGGGAAGTAACAGTAGCCCTCGTCATTCCTGGTACCGAGCATCAGCCCGGTCATGGCCGGCCGACCCCACGCCGAGCCGAAGAAATCCCCCACCGGGCAGAGGATCGCTGGCCCCGAAGCCCCATCCCAGGTCACCTTGAGCAGCACGTCGCGGGCCTTGCCGCCCAGTTGACTCATCGGCCCGATCCGCAAACCGACAATCCGGCCACCCTGGTCGGTCTCGAACAGGGTCGCGCTCGCCCCCGGCTTGAGCACCGCGGAAACGGCATGGTCCGCCGCGACCGCCCCCGCCGGACTGCCGAACGGGCTGATGTCTCGACCGCTCGAGCCGAACAGCCTGCAGGCCTTCTCCTGGTGGGCGAGATACTCCGGCGACGACTGGGGATCGAAGCTCTTGATCGGCGCATCGTCCGGGTAGGTGGCGTAGTTGATCTGGTAAAACTGGATCTTCTGAGCCTTGGCCAGCACCTTGAGCGACTTCTGGTACGGCAGGGGCACGTAGCAGTAGAACCCTCCCGCCCCGAATCCGACCAGCGGCGAGACAAACGGAGCCTGTTTGCCCATGAAGATCTCCCGGAACTTCACCTCGATCCGCGGAACCTCCTCGCCGTCGAAGTAGAACCCGAAAACGTCGTCGGTGGGCGTGGGCGTCCACAGACGGTACACGATCCCCGGCCCTTTCAGGTCCGCCAGGACCAGGCCGTCCGCCTCCTTGCGCACAAAAGAGTACTTGCCGGAGAAACCGTCGTCGTTGCCGCCGCTGCGGTCGTAGCTCGAGATCGACGCCACCTTGACCGAGTCCTTGAACATCGGCAGCCGATCAAGCCGGTACAGCTCCTCGATGCCCAGAACCCACCGGTCCGGCGCGGCCGACGCCGGGGCCGCAATCCCGGCCAACATCGCCACCGCGAACAAGGCATAGCCCGCACCATGCATGACCACTCTCCTTCGAAACGGCAAAACCGCCTTCCGGCGGTCGAACGCATCCACCGGCCGGCACCCTTCTCCACGCCCCACGCCCCATCCTCAACTCCCCGAGCCGCGGCCCCGCCGCAACGCCGGGTCCGCTCAAACCTTCAGGAAGACCTTCTTGCGATACAGGAAATACAGGAACAGCCAGACCAGCAGGAACTCGCCGGCCTGCATCAGCACCGGCCAGGCAGCCTCCGCCGCCCAGCGATGAACCGCCCCCTGAAAAAAGAAATCCGCCGCCGCCCGGAAATCAATGAACCGCTGCCCCACGTAAATGGTGATCGGATTGAGCCCGATGACGATGAACACAAACGACCACCGCCACAACCCGATCACGTCGATCACCAGGTAGAAGAGCCCTAGCAGTAAAAGGCTCCATCCGCCGGCATAAAGAACGAACGAGCTGCTCCAGAGGTTCTTGTTGATCGGGAACAGCGGCTTCCACTGCCGGCAAAACTCGGGCAGCCCGGCCATCGCCTGCCGCCAGGACTCGGGCAGACCGCTGAACAGGCCACCCCAAAACTCGGTCAGCCCCGGCAGGTCCCCGCCACCAATCACCAGACCCAGCAACAGACTCACCAGCCCCGCCGCCAACAGCCCCAACGCCTTGACCACCCCTCCGGGCCACGCCCCCCGCAGCCAACGCCCGGCCATCGCCCCCAGCAACGCCGTCGAAACCGCCGGAACCGTCGACAGCAGCCCTTCAGGATCGTGGTCCCCCCGGTAAAGCGCACCCGGAACCAGAAGCCGATCCACATACCCCGCCAGGCAGGTGGACTGGTCGTCCCATTGGCCCGCACCAACCCCAGGCACCGGGATGTACCTCAGGGCCGCCCAGTACGCCACCAGCAACCCAACGAATGACAGCAGCTGAACGCGAACCCCCGCGTTGATCACGATCACCGCCGCCAGGCCATACGCCAGGCCGATCCGACCCAGTACGCTGCAGTACCGCTGATGGGCGAAATCACACTTGAACAGGCCGTTCACCACCATCCCCAGGAACACCAGCAGCACGACCCGACGCGCGATTCGCCAGTAAAGACCCCCTTTGCCCTCGCCCCGCTCGAGCCGGGATACCAGGGCGAACGGCATGGTCACCCCGGAGATGAACAGGAACAGCGGGAAGATCAGATCCTCGAACTGGAAGCCGTGCCACTTCACATGCTCCAGCTGGCTGGTCACCGCCTTGAGACCCGGCGTCGACCAGTACCCGGCGATCGCCTCGATCAACGCCCCCCCGCCGATGATCCAGAACATGTCAAACCCGCGAAGAGCATCCAGCGACCGCAGCCGCGGCGACCGGCCCGCGGCCAACGCCGGAACCGGCGGCTTGACCCCCGCGACCGAGCCTCCAGACACGCCCTCCAGCGGAACGCTCGCCGTGATATCCTCTGGGTGCATCGCCAGAGACCCGGATGGATCAGTCGACATCGTCCCTCCTATCGGGAAAAGGCAACGGGCGCCGCAAACGGATGACCAAAGTCCGCCCGCGGCGCCCGCTACCATAGGAGAGACAGGCTCCCAAGTCCACCTCAAGGGGCGGTCACGATCACGTTGTCGTACACCACATAGCTCGCCGCCTGCGAGATGGAGGTGAACATGTCCATGTACCCGATCAGAATCTTGCCGCTGGGATACGAGGACGCGGCCCGAGCGGCAAGGATCGTGTCGTTGATCCGCCAGGTGACCAGCCCCCCCGCGTGAACAACATCAACCCGAGCCCAACCCCAACCGTTGCCCCCAGTGTTGCCCGGCGACCCCGCAATGAAAGACCTCGGGGCCGGGAACAACGCCGTGTACAACGCCGCCGCGGAATCCTGGCTCCCGCTGGCCGCCTGGAAACCGGCCGCCGTGGCGATCAGCTCAGTCACCCCATCATAAGCCCGGTAGTCCCGCACCGTGCCCCCGTCACCGGTCACCGCGAAAAGGTAGCCGGCCAACGTCGGCCCGGTCCCCGCTACCGCCGGGGGACCGTTCACACCCAGCGTCGGTACCACGATCGAACTGCCGTCACCGTTGATGCCGAACACCGCAAACTCGGTCGTGTTCCCCGTGCCATAATTGAGCCACAGGTCGAACGACAGCGTGTAGTCGCCGCTCAAGTCGGCGGAATCGGCATAGGCGATCGCCGCCTCGGTCGTCCCCGTGCCGTCGTCATTCACCGACATGAACACGCCCTTCCTGGATCCGCTCATGCTCCGCGGGGCCGAGGGAATCCCAAGCCCGCCATAGTCGAAGTCGAAGTTGACGGTGCTGTCGGCACTGGTCGTCTTCAGCGTCCACCGACCGGCCGACGCGCCGCTGTCAAAGTCGTCCCGGTAGAGAACGTGGGCCCCGCATACCGCGTCGGCGGGAACGTCCGGCCCGCTGCCGTCCGCACAGGCCACGAACAGGGCCAGGTCGCCATGGTCGATGTTGCCGTTCCTGTCCCGATCGAAGCAGCCGCAGGCTTCGGCGTCGTAGCCGCCTTCGGCACCCGTGTAGCAGAGCTGGAAGGCGCCAAAATCGACCTGATCGACATCGCCGTCGTCGTCGCCATCCGCCCACGGGAAGTTGCACAACTTGGGCAGAATGTTGAGCGTGATCGTGTCGCTGGTCGTGGTGTTGCCGCACCAATCTGTGACCTCGCACAGATACTGGACGCCGTGGTCCGCCGCCTTCGCCGTCCCCAGCTCAAGGGTGGGCGAGTCCGTGCCCACCGGCGTCGTGGTCCCGTTGAAAACCCTCTTCCACTGGTAACTGAGCACCGGGTCCGTCGTCACGCCGCTGGCCGCGACCAGAGTGAGCGGAACAATGGCGTCCCCCGCGCGATACCCGGCGCCCAGCGGTTGGGTGCTGATCGTCGGAACCCCGAAAATGGTCAGGACCGCCGGCTGACTGACAGTCACGCCGTTGTCGTCACAGACGTTCACGGTGATCTGGGCGTTGTGGTCGCTCGCAGTCACGCCGGTCAGCGCCAGGGTGGGCGAACCGTTCCCGCTCTGACCGGGAAGCTCCGTGCCATTCTTGTTCCAGCGGTACTTGAGCGTGCCAGAGCCGGTGGCACTCACGGCGAACGAGGCGCTGCCGTTCGAGCAAATGCTGACGCCGGCCGGCTGCTGATGGATGGTCGGCCCGCCGGCCCCGGCACCGGACAGCCGGAACACCGGGGAGGTGGTGGTGAAGCTGTGGACCCCCGTGGGCGGCGACCAGACGCGGACACGCTCCTTGCTGCGGTTGGCCACGTAGACGTTCCCGGCGGCGTCGAAAGCAGAGTCGGTGTTGGTGGTGGAGGAGGCGGTATCAAAGAAGAACGAGGCCTCAATGCTCCGGGAATCGGTGTTGAA encodes the following:
- a CDS encoding type II secretion system protein, with protein sequence MTEYRAISGRRVAVSQRGSTRRAFTLVELIVSVAILLALMAMIGMIFSTAGKASGTAQATTALYRQLRQITDSIQQDLQAVVPTDGVLAIAGVTVSAHLTADDRTNGVSPAPHQADVLMLLNKQDFDPFVFDPGPSGPTFEQYRQVVYGHANLARLNPTNGSWLPGTTRMVEGSPSAIPASQWHLARRIVGFTKLGIAGANTGVWPLTSVAFTGETGTPDTYADVYREAWSAFDSGVWPGHFHYDEANLDFSFFVGAGEKFLWDPNRYFSPGGSFVLADKKWYTRAGNIWRRKGALDAGYTTYVPTTTVFPTFGSSGSPAYWPQWFYVHDPSRPGSSRSFIDPNPPLGMEKRLAAYFLPGCADFKVEYTYDDPREIALNPSTNEPDVATWLDQDKDAKGTAEEYYPKPQPIRWQAVPSGQVVVWSKLSTSPGDYPEANTNDVDLRDKSNPFRWPKAVRITIRLFDASRRLTDPVVQTIVHAWE
- a CDS encoding prepilin-type N-terminal cleavage/methylation domain-containing protein, producing MTRRKGFSLLELMIAIMILGIGIVMVATIFPVGLDLTRDTVQMDISQAVTDVGMAMLTVKVPGYKQLDKIADTAAVPAAARVLVPDILRTDMSANGQISLQQQEVIDLLVGSVGSLKASYGVQVGPPYVWAPKNWPGLVPVQQTVPEFIAKCRVFTEQTGWPSELAPEDAVSVVPAQNLPADYRDVAQKAPEKTIDAVVRTMVLPTFRSDNNHPQPVVTLPRIHLLDQVYPPFPTAELYGMSSSTGYSAYSASVWRPKDVGINTLTDVLRDLASRRYSWLAFSHRMLADPKHAEMLVTVVTLYRGDANARFARQKSIAGGGGYNVDFDFASNSADHLDACWQPQADPAAEEDSVFPVPWLVKLMAVNLESGEVYCTTEVARLLPAGSYFIIAQGKGQLRAGTFQRVLASEVKVLSSPKAWDEYTYTATVNDWSRLTVARGKGSAQDVLAWVIPPAVERSTTGVSFQSRSPVVGVALRKVVAP
- a CDS encoding prepilin-type N-terminal cleavage/methylation domain-containing protein encodes the protein MMKSSFQRSAIGGQGSAMRGGFTLIELMVVVGIIVLLVSLTGPAIGPMLSSNEESQAVSTINGLLTAAQATAQATGLPVAIRFERAYKVNDHGLMVDVAGQDRTNSGFQGVVWLDHQRARILTYAPLKDAAFRHDPQSKVFNLPRGFWVAPSSALSLVSLAGSKLSYIPAALGAPSPPVPYNSIETFFVVIGSNGELTRFKASDNSYADMTQPYIEAGTGYIWARYVTHPMESARSLLLYDRKKWESIPSEDSQARVAFLRDSARVLFVNRATGTLVEGAQP
- a CDS encoding prepilin-type N-terminal cleavage/methylation domain-containing protein, which encodes MKTLHTSRVGREWCAVGHSTGRRGRSAVSAQHLWLRVGFTLIEMMVVVGILALLIAIIAPVTASLLERNKRSQTLATMKVLEQGITAFSNARPLARSGYVRLRPTGQPAPNDWRAERLSDVFGTLPPTPTGRILDPRLDPVDLRVVLPAWSSSEIWTGETTGETVVKYGFLLGAVKNGPWEHLRRDPTNPGSWAWVAPDPGRDAASIECLVFCLNELCAESRLILNQLPAASKANEDKDIAFENTINGKAHLPDVSYGAGGVIVPERTEKMVDLTEIIDAWKRPLRYSVKEPVGWDPIADKYAYQASWELRSAGPDGVFAGPFSSEDVSDDVILKGP
- a CDS encoding DUF2961 domain-containing protein, whose product is MHGAGYALFAVAMLAGIAAPASAAPDRWVLGIEELYRLDRLPMFKDSVKVASISSYDRSGGNDDGFSGKYSFVRKEADGLVLADLKGPGIVYRLWTPTPTDDVFGFYFDGEEVPRIEVKFREIFMGKQAPFVSPLVGFGAGGFYCYVPLPYQKSLKVLAKAQKIQFYQINYATYPDDAPIKSFDPQSSPEYLAHQEKACRLFGSSGRDISPFGSPAGAVAADHAVSAVLKPGASATLFETDQGGRIVGLRIGPMSQLGGKARDVLLKVTWDGASGPAILCPVGDFFGSAWGRPAMTGLMLGTRNDEGYCYFPMPFEKSAKLELVSERKDGGAIGVTGQVVVSAVARAADEGRFYALWRRENPTTRGEPFTFIDTPGRGHLVACLIQAQGERPGGTLFFEGDDQTWLDGELTIHGTGSEDFFNGGWYDVPGRWDQRRSFPLSGCLDYMKHLGRTGAYRFMLTDAYAYRKSLRQCIEHGGDKNSEQGDYAGLTLLYSENTPAGCGTVPEAGRRVVVDPKRITFAAGWNIPVKGFSFDGATLTKKGEKVGGHDVRFTSLQAAKEHDWFGPPFLCLTVDLPATGRYAVSVEVVKGPAQAKVQLFDNEAPVGEPVDMYAESRVKSEVIPLGVMDLVEGNNDLMMKLVGNNSSSTGLGIDLVSIVCERKD
- a CDS encoding DUF5009 domain-containing protein; translated protein: MSTDPSGSLAMHPEDITASVPLEGVSGGSVAGVKPPVPALAAGRSPRLRSLDALRGFDMFWIIGGGALIEAIAGYWSTPGLKAVTSQLEHVKWHGFQFEDLIFPLFLFISGVTMPFALVSRLERGEGKGGLYWRIARRVVLLVFLGMVVNGLFKCDFAHQRYCSVLGRIGLAYGLAAVIVINAGVRVQLLSFVGLLVAYWAALRYIPVPGVGAGQWDDQSTCLAGYVDRLLVPGALYRGDHDPEGLLSTVPAVSTALLGAMAGRWLRGAWPGGVVKALGLLAAGLVSLLLGLVIGGGDLPGLTEFWGGLFSGLPESWRQAMAGLPEFCRQWKPLFPINKNLWSSSFVLYAGGWSLLLLGLFYLVIDVIGLWRWSFVFIVIGLNPITIYVGQRFIDFRAAADFFFQGAVHRWAAEAAWPVLMQAGEFLLVWLFLYFLYRKKVFLKV